TGGGGACGTACAACGAGGCGGAGGCGATCGGGACGGTGCTCGAGGACATCGACGACGTCACCGGCGGGCGCGCCGAGGTCGTCTGCGTCGACGGTTCGTCCGACGAAACGCCGGAGATCGCCCGCGAGCACGGCGCGACGGTGATCGAACAGGAGCCGCAGGGGTACGGCGTCGCCGTCCGCGAGGCGATCCTCGCGCCCGATCGGCCCGTCGTCGTCACGACCGACTGCGACGACACCTACCCGATGGAGCAGCTCCCGGAGTTCCTCGAGGCGATCAACGACGGCGCCGACGTCGTCAGCGGCGACCGCCTCTACCACGGCGCCGACGCGATGCCCGCGTTCAACCGCCTCGGCAACCACGCGTTCGCGACGCTCGCGAGCCTCCTGATGGGCGAACGCGTCCACGACACCACCACCGGAATGCGCGCGTACCGCCGCGAGGTCGTCGAGGACATCGACTGGACAGAGAACACCGGCCTCTCCGCCGAGCTGCTCATCCGACCCCTCATGCGCGGCCGCGACGTGCGCGAGCGCCCCATCGACTACGCCGAGCGCCTCGGCGAGACGAAG
Above is a window of Halorubrum depositum DNA encoding:
- a CDS encoding dolichyl-phosphate hexose transferase, which codes for MGTYNEAEAIGTVLEDIDDVTGGRAEVVCVDGSSDETPEIAREHGATVIEQEPQGYGVAVREAILAPDRPVVVTTDCDDTYPMEQLPEFLEAINDGADVVSGDRLYHGADAMPAFNRLGNHAFATLASLLMGERVHDTTTGMRAYRREVVEDIDWTENTGLSAELLIRPLMRGRDVRERPIDYAERLGETKLDPIEGGAAIAKSVVTVCLEERLRRL